A stretch of DNA from Cupriavidus taiwanensis:
CATCATCCACCACCAGTTGTCGTTGCGCTCGGTGGAGAACGCCAGGCGCGTGCCCTGTACCGTCAGGCGCGAGCGCAGCAGCTGCTGCGCTTCGGCCAGGCGCTGCTCGCGCTGCGGGATGTCCTGCACGCGCGTCAGCAGCAGGGTCCAGTCCAGCAGCGCGGAGGTCGGCCATTGCGCCGGCAGGATCTGGATCGATCCGAGCATGCGCGCCTGCGCATGGCCGGTGCGCGACAGCGCCTCGAGCGCGGCCAGCTTGCGCACCTCCAGGTACTGCGTGCCGTCCACCGGCGACCAGCTGTCGCGGCGGATGCGGCCTTCGACGAAGTCGGTCAGGCCGCGCTCCATCTGCGCGCGCTGCGCGTCGGGAATGCGCAGCGCCTGGCCGGCGCGCGCGGCCTCGTCGGCCACCGCCAGCAGGTAGGCGGTCAGCACTTCGCTGCCGTAGTCGCTGTCGCTGTTCAGCGGGAAGTACGAGGCCAGGCCGTTGGCATCGAGGTAGGACGGCAGCTGCGCCATCAGCGCGTCCCAGGCGGCGCCGTCGTTCAGGCCAATGGCTTTCGAGGCGCGCTGCTCCAGGCAGGTGAACGGGTAGTTGCGGAACCACTCGCGCACGCCCGGCATCCCGCCCGCCAGCGACGACTGGAAGCTGACCTGCACCCCGCCGCGGACCTTGCCGGCCGGGTCGGCCAGCGCGCCCGGCGGCGCCTTGAGCGGGATCGACAGCGACGGCGCCACCTGTGCCAGCGTGGCCTGCTGCACCGTGACCGGCACCGCCGGCACGATCTGCTGCGACACCTTGATGCGGTCGGAGGCGCCTCCTGCACCACGTCCACCCGCTTGCTCACTGGCCTGCACTTCCCACATCACGGTGCCGGTGCGCGCGTAGGCGAGCAGCGCAGGCGCGCTCACGTCCCAGCCGATCTCGCGCGCTTCACCCGCGGGGATCTGCACGGTCTGCGCCGGCAGCCCGGTCTCGTTGCCGAGCAGCGTGCCGCGTGCGCTGGCCTGCACCGTCATGGCACGCTTGGTGGTATTGCGCAGCGTGAACATGGCGCGGTAGCGGTCGTCCTCGCGCACCAGCGGCGGCAGGCCGGAAATCACCTGCAGGTCCTGCGTGGCGGCGACGGTGGCGCTGCCGGTGCCGAAGCGGCCCAGGCCCAGGTCGGCCACCGCGACGATGCGGAAGCTGGTCAGCGAATCGTTGAGCGGCACCTCGACGCTGGCACGGCCCTCGGCGTCGAGCTGCACGCGCGGGTTCCACACCAGCAGGGTGTCGAACAGTTCGCGCGTGGGGCTCTTGCCGCCGCCGCCGCCCGCCGGCACCGCCTTGCGCCCGTAGTGGCGGCGCCCGATGATCTCCATCTGCGCGGTCGAGGTTTCGACGCCGTAGCCGCGCCGCTGCAGCATCGCGTCGAGCAAATCCCAGCTGGTGTTGGGCATCAGCTCAAGCAGCGCCTGGTCCACCGCGGCCAGCGCCACTTCGCCGTTGGCGGCGGGCTTGCCGTCGGGCAGCTTTACCTGGATCGCCACGCGCGCCTTGCCGCGCACCGGGTAGCTGGTCTTGTCCGGCGTCACGGCGACATCGAGCCGGTGGCCGGCATTGCCGACGCGGATCTCGGCCAGCCCGAGCCGGAAAGCCGGCTTGGACAGGTCGACCAGCGCGGTCGGCGCCGCATACTCGCGCCCTTCGCTGCGGAACGCGCGCCACCACTCGCCCGGCTGGCGCCAGCCCCAGGTGAAGAACGAATACCACGGTACTTCGTGCAGGCGCCCGCGCAGGGCCAGCACCGACACGTAGACGTTGGGCCCCCACTCCGGCTTCACCTGCACGCGCACGGTGGGATCGCTGCCGTGCAGCTCCACCACCTGGGTCTGGTAGATGCCTTCACGCTCCACCGCCACCAGCGCGGTGGCGTGGCGGAACGGCATGCGCACCTGGAACACCGCGGTGTCGCCCGGTGCGTAGGATTTCTTCTCCGGCAGCAGGTCAATGCGGTCATGGTTCTCGCCGCCGAACCACAGCTCGCCCTGGCGCGTCACCCACACGGTGGTGGCGGCCTGCGCGGTGCGGCCATCCTTGTCGCGCGCGCTCGCCACCAGCTCGATCTGGCCGGCCTGCTCCAGCGCCACCTCGCAGCGCGCGCGGCCCTGCGCGTCGGTGCGGGTTTCGCACACGGTGCCGAGATCGCGCGTCTCGGTGCGGTTGTCATAGCGGTAGAAGCCGCCCACCACGCGCTTGCGCGCCGAGGTGGTGATGCGCGCGCGCGCATTGACCTTGACCGGCGCGTCCGCCACCGGCCTGCCGTTGACGTCGAGCACCACGCCGTGCACCGCCAGCTTCTGCCTGACCGAGACCCAGTCGTCGGTGCGGATGCCGGCCACCACCGCCGCCGGCCATACCGGCACGGTCTGGCGCAGGGTCTGGATCTCGCCGTTGGGATCGGCAAAGCCGGCCTCGAGCACCAGGTCGCGCGGCGCATCGGTCTTGGGCAGCTTGCGCAGCGTCACGCTGCCGTTGCCGTTCTTGTCCAGCGTGACCGGCAGCTTGTCGGCGACCAGCTTCTGGCCGTCGGCACCGGCATCGCCCTGCTGGTCCGCGTCCATGTCCTCGTCGCCGCCGCTTTCGCGCTGCGCGCGCGGCGGGTTGAACGAGAACTCGTCGTAGCCGGGGAAGCTCACGTACTTGTCGCGCAGCAGCGCGGACACGCGCACCGGCAGCCCGGCGGCACCGCCGCCGGACAGATAGTGGATCTCGACGCCGACCGGCAGTTCGGCCGGCGCCACCACGGGCCCGGCCTTGCCCGCCACCTGCAGCGTGCCAGCCAGCACCGGCAGGCGGAAGGCCTCGACCCGGAAGCTGCCGCTGGGGTAACTGCGCGCGCCGCCGTCGTCCTGGGCGGCCTCGCCCTTCTGCGTTTCCAGTTCGACCGTATAGACCCCAAGCCTGGCCGCCGCGGACACCTGGAAGGTGCTTTCCGCGCTGCGCCCGCCGGTCGCGGTGTGGCGCCATTGCAATGGCAGCTCGTAGCTCTGGCCGCTGCCTTCATGGCGGATGGTCACGCGCGTGGGCAACGGCCGGCTCGCCGGCGGCAAGGCAAAGCCCTGCGCGGTCTCGGCGCGGATCAGATGCTTCATCGACACGGTTTCGCCGGCGCGCAGCAGGGTGCGGTCGAAGATGGTGTGGGCGCGCACGGTGGGCGCGGCGCTGGTGTCGGTCGGCACATTGAAGCGCCAGCTCTCGATGCCGCGGTTCCAGTCCGACATCACGAAGGCCATGTCGGCCTGGCCGCGCGCCTGCTGATGCGTGGCGGCGATGCGGGCGGAGACGAAGTAGCCTGACAGGCCATTCTGCTCGCACGCGCTCTCGGGTGCCGCGGCGAGTTTGGCAAAGCGTGCCACGCCGCTGGCATCGGTACGGCCTTCGCCGAGCAGGCGCCCGCTGCAGTCGCGCACCGCCACCGCGGCGTCGCGCACCGGCTTGCCGTCGTCCAGCGCGGTGACCCAGGCCACCCCGCTGCGGCTGCCGTCGTCCTCGTTGCCGCTGCTGCGGCCCAGCTTGAAATGCACGCCCAGGTTGGTGACCAGCGCCGCGGTGCGCACGTACATCGGCGCGCGCTTGCCCAGCAGCGCCTCGCCCAGCATCGGCGAGGCGATCTCGACCACATGGAAGCCGGGCTCCGGCAACGGGATGCCGACCACCTCGAACGGCCGCGGCGCATCGCCCGACGGCTTGGGCACGGCCAGCTTCTGCACGCCGGGGGCGCGCTCGAGCAGCGATACCGCGCGGGTTTCGATCGGCACCGCATTGCGCGGATTGTTGACGCGGTACGGCGAGCGGCCCGCCAGCACGGCGTCGAGTTCGCCGCGCGTATAGCTGGCCTCGTGCAGGCGGCGCACCAGGCCGAGCCACTGCATCACGGCGGCGTCGTCGTCCACGCGCAGCTTCATCACGGTGCCGGCCCGGGCCAGCACGGCGCGCACGGCGAGGTCCGCTTCGACATTGCGCAGCGTCACCGGCAGCAGCGGCGGATAGTCGGCCGCGGACTTTCCGCGCGGCAGTTCGCCGAAGCGCTCGACCACGCCGAACGGCGCCGCGGCGAACTTCGCCAGCGGCGGCATCGCGGCCGTGGCCACCTTGAGCGGGAACAGGTCGCCATTGGCGAGCGCGCGGCCGCTGTCGTCCTGCAGCTTGCTAGGCACTTCGATGGTGAACTGCGCCTTCTCGGCGAACGGCGCGGCAAAGGTGAGCGCGCTGACGCTGGCGTCCGGCGCCAGGTCGGGGTCGAACTGCGGCGCGCGCGGGCCCGACGGCGTCTTCAGCACCACGCTCTCGGCCAGCTTGCGCGGCACCGGCGCGGAGAACGTCACCGACATCGGCCGCAGCGGCGTGCAGGGCGCCTGCGCGTGTTCGCGCTCGCAGCTGAAGCTGGCGGTAAGCGGCTCGCGCACGGTGTAGTCGAAGCGGCGTTCCTCGCGCGTGGCGACACCCGACGGCGTGGCAATGCCCGCGCCCAGCACCAGCTGCACGCGCGCTGCGGCCGGCAGCCGCTGCTGGCAGGCGAGCAGGTGCACCGCGTCGGGCGCTGGCTTGGCGAGGCGGTCCCAGCGGATCGCCGCGAGCACGGCCTCGCGCTCCTTGCCGGCCAGCAGCCGCACCGGGATGCGCTCGCCCAGCCCCTGCGCCTGGCACCAGGCGTGCTCGCGCACCGAGGCCGCGGTGGCGGCGCCGTTGAAGCGCAGCGCGAACACCTGGTCTTCCTCGATCTCGCCGCCGGAAGGCCGGCTCGAGACCACGATCGGGCCGCCGGTTTCGAAACGGTATTCCGCCTTGCCGGCATAGGCATTGCCGGCCTCGCTGCGCAGCCCGGCGCGCATGCGCACGGTGCAGCGCACGCCAGGCGGCAAGTCGCTGGCGAAGTCGTAGACCCAGTTCCTGGCGTCGACCCAGCGCGCCTGGCCGCCGGTGCCGGCGCCGGTACAGGAAACCGCCGCGGGTGCCGTGGCCTGGACATCGCCCATCGGCACCATGGCTTCGTCAAAGCGGATCGCCACCTGCCGCACCTGTCCGACCGTGCCTTCCGGCGAGAAACGGCTCACCTGCGCGGCCAGCGCGTCGCCGGCCAGTCCGGCCAGCGTGGCGGCCAGGGCCACTGCCGCGGCTACCCGCGCCGGGTGCGATTGCTGTAGCGAACTGCCAAGACCCCGATCGGCTCGGGCGACGATTCCCTTCATCCTGCCATCCTCCGTTCCCGCCACCTTTGCGGCACCCGGCGAGGGTGACACGCACGCCACAAGAGCGCAAGGCCGGCAGGCACCGGCCACGCGCTGCGGCAAGCGTTTCAGCGCAGGTGCGACAGCGGCAGCGGTCCCTCGCATTTGATTGCCGTCAGCACGATGTTGGACCGCACGCTTTCGACGCCGGGCACGCGCATCAGCCGCTTCATGGTGAATTCCGCCAGCGTGGGCAGGTCGGGCACCACCACGCGTATCAGGTAGTCGGCCTCGCCGGCGACGGAATAGCACTCCTGCACCTCTTCCAGCAGCAGGATCTCTTCGCGGAAGCGCTCGATGATGGTGTCGCCGTGATGCGCCAGCTTGACGCTGACAAAGACCACCACACCCAGCCCCAGCGCCTGCGACGACAGGCTGACGCGGTAGCCGGTGATAACCCCGTCGGCTTCGAGCCGCGCCAGCCGGCGCCCCACCTGGCTGGGCGACAGGTGCA
This window harbors:
- a CDS encoding Ig-like domain-containing alpha-2-macroglobulin family protein; its protein translation is MKGIVARADRGLGSSLQQSHPARVAAAVALAATLAGLAGDALAAQVSRFSPEGTVGQVRQVAIRFDEAMVPMGDVQATAPAAVSCTGAGTGGQARWVDARNWVYDFASDLPPGVRCTVRMRAGLRSEAGNAYAGKAEYRFETGGPIVVSSRPSGGEIEEDQVFALRFNGAATAASVREHAWCQAQGLGERIPVRLLAGKEREAVLAAIRWDRLAKPAPDAVHLLACQQRLPAAARVQLVLGAGIATPSGVATREERRFDYTVREPLTASFSCEREHAQAPCTPLRPMSVTFSAPVPRKLAESVVLKTPSGPRAPQFDPDLAPDASVSALTFAAPFAEKAQFTIEVPSKLQDDSGRALANGDLFPLKVATAAMPPLAKFAAAPFGVVERFGELPRGKSAADYPPLLPVTLRNVEADLAVRAVLARAGTVMKLRVDDDAAVMQWLGLVRRLHEASYTRGELDAVLAGRSPYRVNNPRNAVPIETRAVSLLERAPGVQKLAVPKPSGDAPRPFEVVGIPLPEPGFHVVEIASPMLGEALLGKRAPMYVRTAALVTNLGVHFKLGRSSGNEDDGSRSGVAWVTALDDGKPVRDAAVAVRDCSGRLLGEGRTDASGVARFAKLAAAPESACEQNGLSGYFVSARIAATHQQARGQADMAFVMSDWNRGIESWRFNVPTDTSAAPTVRAHTIFDRTLLRAGETVSMKHLIRAETAQGFALPPASRPLPTRVTIRHEGSGQSYELPLQWRHTATGGRSAESTFQVSAAARLGVYTVELETQKGEAAQDDGGARSYPSGSFRVEAFRLPVLAGTLQVAGKAGPVVAPAELPVGVEIHYLSGGGAAGLPVRVSALLRDKYVSFPGYDEFSFNPPRAQRESGGDEDMDADQQGDAGADGQKLVADKLPVTLDKNGNGSVTLRKLPKTDAPRDLVLEAGFADPNGEIQTLRQTVPVWPAAVVAGIRTDDWVSVRQKLAVHGVVLDVNGRPVADAPVKVNARARITTSARKRVVGGFYRYDNRTETRDLGTVCETRTDAQGRARCEVALEQAGQIELVASARDKDGRTAQAATTVWVTRQGELWFGGENHDRIDLLPEKKSYAPGDTAVFQVRMPFRHATALVAVEREGIYQTQVVELHGSDPTVRVQVKPEWGPNVYVSVLALRGRLHEVPWYSFFTWGWRQPGEWWRAFRSEGREYAAPTALVDLSKPAFRLGLAEIRVGNAGHRLDVAVTPDKTSYPVRGKARVAIQVKLPDGKPAANGEVALAAVDQALLELMPNTSWDLLDAMLQRRGYGVETSTAQMEIIGRRHYGRKAVPAGGGGGKSPTRELFDTLLVWNPRVQLDAEGRASVEVPLNDSLTSFRIVAVADLGLGRFGTGSATVAATQDLQVISGLPPLVREDDRYRAMFTLRNTTKRAMTVQASARGTLLGNETGLPAQTVQIPAGEAREIGWDVSAPALLAYARTGTVMWEVQASEQAGGRGAGGASDRIKVSQQIVPAVPVTVQQATLAQVAPSLSIPLKAPPGALADPAGKVRGGVQVSFQSSLAGGMPGVREWFRNYPFTCLEQRASKAIGLNDGAAWDALMAQLPSYLDANGLASYFPLNSDSDYGSEVLTAYLLAVADEAARAGQALRIPDAQRAQMERGLTDFVEGRIRRDSWSPVDGTQYLEVRKLAALEALSRTGHAQARMLGSIQILPAQWPTSALLDWTLLLTRVQDIPQREQRLAEAQQLLRSRLTVQGTRLAFSTERNDNWWWMMAGGDVNAARLLALASELPGWKEDAPQLATGLLGRQVHGAWGTTTANAWGMLAVTRFAQAFEKTPVAGTTRASISHAADAARSFDWARAQRSDGVAQGSVDLPWPAAAEGGTLQVEQVGAGQPWATVRAMAAVPVTAPLAAGYRIQRTVTAQEQAVPGKWSRGDVYRVKLEIDAQADMTWVVVSDPVPAGATILGSGLGRDSAIATRGERRQGAAWPAYIERTPQAYREYFGYLPKGKVSVEYTVRLNNAGDFALPPTRVEAMYAPDVFGVAPNARLAVGARP
- a CDS encoding Lrp/AsnC family transcriptional regulator; translated protein: MAAHSVSLDAYDLALLSALQADGRTTHQQLAERVHLSPSQVGRRLARLEADGVITGYRVSLSSQALGLGVVVFVSVKLAHHGDTIIERFREEILLLEEVQECYSVAGEADYLIRVVVPDLPTLAEFTMKRLMRVPGVESVRSNIVLTAIKCEGPLPLSHLR